The following coding sequences lie in one Flavobacterium sp. 20NA77.7 genomic window:
- a CDS encoding outer membrane beta-barrel family protein has product MLSKKIISLVTLLFCTTLLAQTSFKKAVVTGKVIDKTTSKPMEFVTLSAYKSDTNKLITGTATDGNGNFSLEVTNGIYNIKFEYMGYKTNTLNQQNIAGDTNLGNILLEEDAKEIEVVEIRAEKTTVEIKLDKKVYNLGKDLMVKGGTVSDVLDNIPSVTVDVEGTISLRGNENVKVLIDGKPSNAISINDALKMLPADAVDKVEVITNPSARYDAEGGAGILNIVLKKGKIKGFNGTLIATTGIPDNHGINGTLNYKTGKINLFTIQGYTYKSNPGFSDVETKYLNPDNSANRYIDENRDNSRINKGYNGGFGLDWFIDKSTTWTNGFNYRKNKGTNEEDVDYYNYDANRIYTFYRNRLNLEKQLEDNIEFNSNFIKNFKKSGHKLTADVSISESKNFSNSVIYDNSTLSSTTTIDDTKNNQKQKRTLIQTDYVFPINDVFQLEAGYRGNFLNQNTDYAVLNNGVINTSFTNVLEYIEHVNALYTQMGIKVNKLSMLYGLRFEDSNIEINQLTSSQFKTKKYTNFFPSAFFTYELGDDTNLSLNYSKRINRPRGRQINPFSTYSSNINLFRGNPDLNPSLTDAVDLGFLKKMGKITLSTSVYYNYTKNSAQHVRYVEGLNENGIPITTMSFVNIGEENRSGFEFTLNYIPYKWWKLNSNLNVFRTETKGNFSYTYVDNTNTSITKTQNLDNTASSWFTRLNSKITFPNKIDWQTNVTYNGSQRTAQGMVKGIFAMNLAFSKDIMKDKATISLNVNDVFNSRIRRMQTYIPGQIDSDTAMQWRVRQITLSFTYRFNKQKNEKEKMPKREDDGGGEF; this is encoded by the coding sequence ATGTTATCAAAAAAAATAATTAGTCTTGTTACCCTTTTATTTTGTACCACATTACTGGCACAAACTTCTTTCAAAAAAGCGGTTGTAACAGGTAAAGTAATTGACAAAACAACTTCCAAACCGATGGAGTTTGTTACACTTTCGGCCTATAAGTCTGACACAAACAAATTAATTACAGGAACAGCAACAGACGGTAATGGTAATTTTTCATTAGAAGTAACTAACGGCATTTATAATATTAAGTTTGAATATATGGGGTATAAAACTAATACCCTAAATCAGCAAAATATTGCAGGCGACACAAATTTGGGCAATATTTTGCTTGAAGAAGATGCAAAGGAAATTGAAGTCGTTGAAATTAGAGCAGAAAAAACAACTGTTGAAATTAAACTAGACAAAAAAGTATATAACTTAGGAAAAGACCTAATGGTTAAAGGAGGAACAGTAAGTGATGTATTAGACAATATTCCTTCTGTAACTGTTGATGTTGAAGGAACAATAAGCCTAAGAGGAAATGAAAATGTAAAAGTATTAATTGACGGAAAACCATCTAATGCAATTAGTATTAATGATGCCTTAAAAATGTTACCAGCAGATGCCGTAGATAAAGTGGAAGTAATTACAAATCCTTCAGCACGTTATGACGCAGAAGGAGGAGCAGGAATCTTAAATATTGTCTTAAAAAAAGGAAAAATAAAAGGTTTTAATGGAACTTTAATTGCGACTACAGGTATTCCAGACAATCATGGAATAAATGGAACTTTAAATTACAAAACAGGTAAAATCAACCTATTTACTATACAAGGGTATACCTATAAAAGTAATCCGGGCTTTTCTGATGTAGAAACAAAATATTTAAACCCAGACAATTCTGCAAATAGATATATTGACGAAAACAGAGACAATTCAAGAATCAATAAAGGCTATAATGGTGGTTTTGGATTAGATTGGTTTATTGACAAATCTACCACCTGGACAAATGGATTTAATTATAGAAAAAACAAGGGAACTAATGAAGAAGATGTAGATTACTATAATTATGATGCCAATAGAATATATACTTTTTACAGAAACAGATTAAATCTTGAAAAGCAACTTGAAGATAACATCGAGTTTAATTCTAATTTTATTAAAAACTTTAAAAAATCTGGTCACAAATTAACAGCTGACGTATCCATTTCAGAAAGTAAAAATTTTAGCAATTCCGTTATCTATGATAATTCTACCCTTTCTTCAACTACAACAATTGATGACACTAAGAATAATCAAAAACAAAAGAGAACATTAATCCAAACAGATTATGTGTTTCCTATAAATGATGTTTTTCAACTTGAAGCAGGCTATAGAGGAAATTTTCTAAATCAAAACACAGATTATGCTGTACTTAATAATGGCGTAATTAATACCTCTTTTACAAATGTATTAGAATATATTGAACATGTAAATGCCTTGTATACTCAAATGGGTATTAAAGTAAACAAATTAAGTATGTTATATGGTTTACGTTTTGAAGATTCAAATATAGAAATCAACCAATTAACGTCTTCACAATTTAAAACCAAAAAATATACTAATTTTTTCCCAAGCGCGTTCTTTACTTATGAGTTAGGTGATGATACTAATTTATCCTTAAATTATAGTAAAAGAATTAATCGTCCACGTGGAAGACAAATTAATCCGTTTAGCACGTATTCGAGTAACATTAATCTCTTTAGAGGAAATCCAGATTTAAATCCTTCACTAACTGATGCGGTAGACTTGGGATTCCTTAAAAAAATGGGAAAAATAACACTAAGCACATCCGTTTATTATAACTATACTAAAAATTCGGCTCAACATGTACGTTATGTAGAAGGTTTAAACGAAAATGGCATTCCTATTACTACCATGAGTTTTGTAAACATTGGAGAAGAAAATAGATCTGGGTTTGAGTTCACATTAAATTATATACCCTATAAATGGTGGAAGTTAAATAGTAATTTAAATGTATTTAGAACCGAAACTAAAGGTAATTTTTCATATACTTATGTAGATAATACAAATACAAGTATTACTAAAACACAAAACCTTGACAACACTGCATCAAGTTGGTTTACAAGATTAAATTCCAAAATCACGTTTCCAAATAAAATTGATTGGCAAACCAACGTAACCTACAATGGTTCTCAACGAACAGCACAAGGCATGGTTAAAGGCATTTTTGCTATGAATTTAGCCTTTAGTAAAGACATCATGAAAGATAAAGCCACTATTTCTTTAAATGTAAATGATGTATTTAATTCTAGAATTAGACGTATGCAAACGTATATTCCAGGTCAAATTGATTCAGATACTGCAATGCAATGGCGTGTGAGACAAATTACTCTTTCATTTACATACCGCTTCAACAAACAGAAAAATGAAAAAGAAAAAATGCCAAAACGAGAAGATGACGGTGGAGGTGAATTTTAA
- a CDS encoding ABC transporter substrate-binding protein: MKQFIDQLGTTHTFEHTPSRIVSLVPSQTETLFDLGLEDELVGVTKFCVHPFHLKATKTIIGGTKQVNVAKIKALQPDIIIANKEENTLEIVAQLKEICPVWVTDVLTIEDSIQVIRDFGNLFNKRTDAQKWIQKITFGLNDFYEFIKSKSAQKVAYFIWANPYMVAAGETYINEMLKLNKFENIYDFNPKYEGRYPEVIIQKMRIQGDPELVLLSSEPFPFADEHAFELGRHTHHARTVFVDGEYFSWHGTRLVKAFDYFKVLHNTL, encoded by the coding sequence GTGAAGCAATTTATAGATCAACTAGGCACGACACATACATTTGAACATACCCCTTCTCGTATTGTTTCTTTAGTGCCTTCACAAACAGAAACATTATTTGATTTAGGTTTAGAAGATGAGCTTGTGGGAGTAACCAAATTTTGTGTACATCCCTTTCATTTAAAAGCTACAAAGACAATTATAGGTGGTACCAAACAAGTAAATGTAGCTAAAATAAAAGCCTTACAACCCGATATCATTATTGCTAATAAAGAAGAAAATACACTAGAGATTGTAGCGCAATTAAAAGAAATTTGCCCGGTGTGGGTTACAGATGTGCTTACAATTGAAGATAGTATTCAAGTCATACGAGATTTTGGAAATTTATTTAATAAACGTACTGATGCGCAAAAATGGATTCAAAAGATAACTTTTGGATTAAATGATTTTTACGAATTTATTAAATCTAAATCAGCTCAAAAAGTGGCCTATTTTATTTGGGCAAACCCTTATATGGTAGCAGCAGGAGAAACATATATTAATGAAATGTTGAAGTTGAATAAGTTTGAAAATATATACGATTTCAATCCCAAGTATGAAGGACGTTATCCTGAAGTAATTATTCAAAAAATGCGCATTCAAGGTGATCCCGAGTTGGTACTGTTGTCTTCAGAACCATTTCCGTTTGCAGACGAACATGCTTTTGAATTGGGGCGACATACCCATCACGCTCGAACCGTTTTTGTTGATGGGGAATATTTTTCTTGGCACGGAACAAGACTCGTAAAAGCATTTGACTATTTTAAAGTACTACACAATACGCTATAA
- the pyrF gene encoding orotidine-5'-phosphate decarboxylase produces the protein MTTQQLISQIFSKKSFLCIGLDVDIEKIPSHLRITEDPIFEFNKAIIEATHDVCVAYKPNTAFYEAYGIKGWQSLERTIAYINQNYPEIFTIADAKRGDIGNTSSMYAKAFFDDLAFDSVTVAPYMGKDSVEPFLAFENKHTILLALTSNEGAFDFQTLQVNGKEIYKTVLETSKTWKNSHNLMYVVGATKAEFFTEIRKIVPDSFLLVPGVGAQGGSLSEVCKYGMNENVGLLINSSRGIIYASADVDFAEKAREEAVKLQQEMASLIP, from the coding sequence ATGACAACGCAACAACTCATTTCTCAAATTTTTTCAAAAAAATCTTTTCTTTGTATAGGTTTAGATGTGGATATAGAGAAAATTCCATCACATTTACGAATCACTGAAGATCCCATTTTTGAGTTTAATAAAGCCATTATAGAGGCCACACATGATGTATGTGTAGCCTATAAGCCAAATACTGCGTTTTATGAAGCCTATGGTATAAAAGGATGGCAGTCTTTGGAAAGAACAATTGCCTATATCAATCAAAATTACCCTGAAATATTTACTATTGCTGATGCAAAACGAGGCGATATCGGAAACACTTCTTCCATGTATGCGAAGGCTTTTTTTGATGATTTAGCCTTTGACTCAGTTACAGTAGCACCTTATATGGGAAAAGATTCTGTAGAGCCTTTTTTAGCCTTTGAGAATAAGCATACTATTTTGTTGGCATTAACGTCAAATGAAGGCGCGTTTGATTTTCAAACGTTGCAAGTGAATGGAAAGGAAATCTATAAAACTGTTTTAGAGACTTCTAAGACATGGAAAAACAGTCATAATCTAATGTATGTAGTGGGCGCCACTAAGGCTGAATTTTTTACTGAAATTAGAAAAATTGTACCCGATAGCTTTTTGCTAGTTCCTGGAGTTGGTGCACAAGGTGGAAGTTTATCTGAAGTGTGTAAATACGGTATGAATGAAAATGTTGGTTTATTAATTAATTCGTCTCGAGGTATTATTTATGCTTCTGCAGATGTTGATTTTGCTGAAAAGGCTAGGGAAGAAGCTGTAAAATTGCAACAAGAAATGGCTTCATTAATACCTTAA
- a CDS encoding LETM1-related biofilm-associated protein, with the protein MHINPSIPGWIAKFSQQYSEDLQLYTDDLSYFSACQQSGLIYGYVVDYHVSASIDDSHWDTVEKTKVAFLTALFCLYKLRKPTSDFTEFESELILFYTKISKSKFSFLHAILPESHVSQKLESIIDDRIQSNVNVVAKSFSHIVTNAMLFIDVLAFDRFLTNGAIELKFFKEMEQKCMTLILASLQVKKNKTTYDDLLVKLFENSLRYTKSSDELALYNVIVDTIIHDTLLQRMYLLDMAQMALWSDEIQDRDEQIYMNDLISSFNLDDYIQKNDNQLHKFILNYKNNLPFFNTNHPVKHFYNNAQDMISKLIIRNKKRLVKELSESKELVKLLGKSTATELTYEEKKKVKKQLLDICKSVPSLTIFLLPGGSLLLPLLIKFIPQLLPSSFNENLED; encoded by the coding sequence ATGCACATTAACCCTTCAATACCCGGATGGATAGCAAAATTTTCACAGCAATATAGTGAAGATTTACAGCTTTATACAGATGATTTAAGTTATTTTTCGGCGTGTCAACAAAGCGGGTTAATATATGGGTATGTGGTTGATTATCATGTAAGTGCTTCCATCGATGATTCGCACTGGGACACGGTAGAAAAAACAAAAGTAGCTTTTTTAACCGCTTTGTTTTGCTTGTATAAATTACGAAAGCCAACCTCAGATTTTACTGAATTTGAATCCGAATTAATCCTGTTTTATACTAAAATTTCCAAGTCAAAATTTAGTTTTCTACATGCTATTTTGCCAGAGAGTCATGTGTCTCAAAAATTAGAAAGTATAATTGATGATCGCATTCAAAGTAATGTGAATGTCGTGGCAAAGAGTTTTTCGCATATTGTAACAAATGCCATGTTGTTTATTGACGTTTTAGCTTTTGATCGTTTTCTAACAAATGGGGCTATTGAATTGAAGTTTTTTAAAGAAATGGAGCAGAAGTGCATGACCTTAATTTTAGCTTCGTTGCAAGTGAAAAAGAATAAAACCACTTATGATGATTTACTAGTTAAATTGTTTGAAAACTCATTGCGTTACACCAAAAGCTCAGATGAGTTAGCCTTGTATAATGTGATAGTTGACACGATTATACATGATACACTATTGCAGCGAATGTATTTGTTAGATATGGCGCAAATGGCACTTTGGAGTGATGAAATTCAGGATAGAGATGAGCAAATTTATATGAATGATTTAATATCTAGTTTTAATTTAGATGATTACATTCAAAAAAATGATAATCAATTACATAAATTTATTTTAAACTATAAAAATAATCTTCCTTTTTTTAATACAAATCATCCTGTAAAGCATTTTTACAACAATGCACAAGACATGATTTCGAAGTTGATTATTCGAAACAAAAAAAGATTGGTAAAAGAACTTTCAGAGAGTAAAGAGTTGGTTAAGTTATTAGGCAAATCAACAGCAACCGAATTGACCTATGAAGAAAAAAAAAAAGTAAAAAAACAGCTGCTTGATATTTGTAAAAGTGTACCTTCGCTTACTATTTTTTTACTTCCAGGTGGCAGCTTATTGTTGCCGCTATTAATTAAATTTATCCCTCAATTGTTGCCGTCTTCCTTTAATGAAAATTTAGAAGATTAA
- a CDS encoding DUF3810 domain-containing protein, with protein MKKRFILPVFLLIQILLVQVLACFPEVVEANYSNGMYSIISSLERLLLGWFPFSIGDLCYMLLLFLIAKWWWKNRIGFFKNWKQHLLKVLSFVSVLYFLFHLLWGLNYYRIPLHKKMQLKSTYSFTQLERFTHKMVQQTNALQTALTQDAATKVQYDYTENEMYAKAILGYEAMPQTVKLPRYTHTSVKSSLFSYPLSYMGFGGYLNPFTNEAQVNSLKPKYTSPITICHEMAHQLGYASENECNFIGFMAAWHHKDLYFKYSASTFAVTYCLYHLELMKKGSSKRYKNQLNEGVLQNFNENKLFWQQHQTIINDFFAYFYDHFLKMNKQKDGMESYSKFMSLLLNYEEKYSIVLYAH; from the coding sequence GTGAAGAAGCGTTTTATTCTACCTGTTTTCTTACTGATTCAAATTCTTTTGGTTCAAGTGTTGGCTTGTTTTCCTGAAGTAGTTGAGGCGAATTACAGTAATGGTATGTATTCTATAATTTCCAGTTTAGAACGTTTGTTGTTGGGGTGGTTCCCCTTTTCTATTGGGGATTTGTGTTACATGTTGCTTCTATTTTTAATAGCAAAATGGTGGTGGAAAAACCGTATTGGATTTTTTAAAAATTGGAAACAACATCTGCTAAAAGTACTTTCGTTCGTGTCGGTATTGTATTTTTTGTTTCATTTACTTTGGGGGTTAAACTATTACAGAATTCCTTTGCATAAGAAGATGCAACTTAAATCCACGTATTCGTTTACGCAATTAGAACGATTTACGCATAAAATGGTACAACAAACTAATGCGCTGCAAACAGCCTTGACTCAGGATGCCGCTACTAAAGTGCAGTATGATTATACAGAAAATGAAATGTATGCCAAAGCAATTCTAGGATATGAAGCAATGCCCCAAACTGTAAAATTACCGCGATATACACATACAAGTGTGAAGTCTTCGTTGTTTAGTTATCCCTTGAGCTATATGGGGTTTGGTGGTTATTTAAATCCGTTTACCAATGAAGCTCAAGTCAATTCGTTAAAACCTAAATACACTTCCCCAATAACTATTTGTCACGAAATGGCTCATCAGCTGGGTTATGCCTCAGAAAACGAGTGCAATTTTATAGGGTTTATGGCAGCTTGGCATCATAAGGATTTATATTTTAAGTATTCGGCAAGTACATTTGCTGTGACTTATTGTTTGTATCATTTAGAATTAATGAAAAAGGGGAGTAGTAAGCGTTACAAGAACCAACTTAACGAAGGCGTTTTACAAAATTTTAATGAAAATAAACTATTTTGGCAACAACATCAAACGATTATAAATGATTTTTTTGCCTACTTTTACGATCATTTTTTAAAGATGAACAAACAAAAAGACGGGATGGAAAGTTATAGCAAATTCATGAGTCTTTTGCTTAATTATGAAGAAAAATATTCGATAGTTCTGTATGCACATTAA
- a CDS encoding aminoacyl-histidine dipeptidase, with the protein MSQEVRNLEPKALWNKFADLNAVPRPSKKEERIIAFMLDFGQKLGLETLKDEVGNVIIKKPATAGMENRKTIVMQSHLDMVHQKNNDTLFDFDTQGIEMYVDGDWVRAKGTTLGADNGLGVATIMAILESTNIPHPAIEALFTIDEETGMTGAMGLKGGLLDGQILLNLDTEEDDEIDIGCAGGLDVTAVAEYDEEDVASNSIGYTITVKGLNGGHSGMDIDKGLGNANKIMNRILFNAYEDFGLQISTINGGSLRNAIPRESVAHVAVAELYDAAFNVDIQQTIEEIKKEFATTEQNLDIQIEKTTVPAKVMPAAAQFFLTRALYTAHNGVYRMSADFDNLVETSNNIAKVTVGGGTVRIENLTRSSVETSKFDLANALRAAYELMGCEVTFSGSYPGWTPNPKSEILDVLTAIYEKQNGTKPHVVACHAGLECGILGTNYPGMDMISFGPTIKGAHSPDERASISSAQKYWKFVLEILQNIPLN; encoded by the coding sequence ATGAGCCAAGAAGTTAGAAACTTAGAACCCAAAGCCCTTTGGAATAAATTTGCCGATTTAAACGCCGTGCCTCGTCCTTCAAAAAAAGAAGAACGTATAATTGCTTTTATGCTTGATTTTGGTCAAAAATTAGGTTTAGAAACCTTAAAAGATGAAGTAGGCAACGTAATCATCAAAAAACCAGCCACAGCGGGTATGGAAAATAGAAAAACCATTGTTATGCAATCGCATTTAGATATGGTACATCAAAAAAATAACGACACCTTGTTTGATTTTGACACACAAGGAATCGAAATGTATGTAGATGGCGATTGGGTGCGTGCTAAAGGCACTACACTAGGAGCCGATAATGGTTTAGGAGTAGCTACCATTATGGCAATATTAGAAAGCACAAATATTCCTCACCCAGCCATTGAAGCTTTGTTTACCATAGATGAAGAAACAGGTATGACGGGTGCAATGGGCTTAAAAGGAGGCTTACTAGACGGACAAATTCTTTTAAACTTAGACACTGAAGAAGACGACGAAATTGACATAGGTTGCGCAGGTGGTTTAGACGTTACGGCAGTAGCCGAATATGATGAAGAAGATGTAGCTTCAAATTCTATTGGATATACCATCACTGTGAAAGGATTAAATGGCGGACACAGTGGCATGGACATTGATAAAGGACTAGGCAATGCAAACAAAATCATGAACCGCATTCTATTTAATGCGTATGAAGATTTTGGCTTACAAATAAGCACCATAAACGGTGGAAGTTTACGCAATGCTATTCCTAGAGAAAGCGTGGCACATGTAGCTGTTGCCGAATTGTATGATGCCGCTTTTAATGTAGATATACAACAAACCATTGAAGAAATTAAAAAAGAATTTGCTACAACTGAGCAAAACTTAGACATACAAATTGAAAAAACAACTGTTCCTGCCAAGGTAATGCCTGCAGCGGCACAATTCTTTTTAACACGCGCTTTATACACAGCACATAATGGTGTTTATCGAATGAGTGCGGATTTTGATAATTTAGTAGAAACTTCTAATAATATTGCTAAAGTAACTGTTGGTGGCGGAACTGTTCGAATTGAAAACTTAACACGATCTTCCGTTGAAACATCTAAGTTTGACTTAGCAAACGCCTTACGTGCAGCGTATGAATTAATGGGCTGTGAAGTAACGTTTTCTGGCAGCTATCCAGGATGGACACCTAACCCAAAATCTGAAATTTTAGATGTACTAACTGCTATTTATGAAAAACAAAATGGCACTAAACCGCACGTAGTAGCATGTCATGCCGGTTTAGAATGTGGTATTTTAGGAACAAATTACCCAGGAATGGATATGATTTCTTTTGGACCAACCATTAAAGGCGCACACAGCCCCGACGAAAGAGCGAGTATTAGTTCGGCTCAAAAATATTGGAAGTTTGTTTTGGAAATTTTACAAAACATACCCCTAAACTAA
- the prfA gene encoding peptide chain release factor 1, which yields MLDRLQYVKQRFDEISDLIIQPDVIADQKRYVQLNKEYKDLKALVEKRDEYINIVGNIEEAKEIIADGSDAEMVEMAKMQLDEAQTRLPQLEEEIKFMLIPKDPEDAKNVMVEIRAGTGGDEASIFAGDLYRMYTKYCDAKGWRTSVVDMNEGTSGGFKEVIFEVTGEDVYGTLKYEAGVHRVQRVPQTETQGRVHTSAATVMVLPEAEEFDVQIDMNDVRVDFFCSSGPGGQSVNTTKSAVRLTHIPTGLVAQCQDQKSQHKNKDKALEVLRSRLYEQELAKKEAEDATKRTSQVSSGDRSAKIRTYNYAQGRITDHRIGLSIFDLDGFMNGNLHKMIDELQLVANTEKLKESEVF from the coding sequence ATGTTAGACCGATTACAGTATGTAAAACAACGTTTTGATGAAATTTCAGATTTAATTATTCAACCTGATGTTATTGCTGATCAAAAACGTTATGTACAGTTAAACAAAGAATACAAAGACTTAAAAGCACTTGTTGAAAAACGAGACGAATATATCAATATAGTTGGAAATATTGAAGAAGCTAAAGAAATCATTGCTGATGGCTCTGACGCTGAAATGGTGGAAATGGCTAAAATGCAATTGGACGAAGCCCAAACACGTTTACCGCAATTGGAGGAAGAAATCAAATTCATGTTGATACCTAAAGACCCAGAAGACGCTAAAAATGTTATGGTTGAAATTAGAGCAGGAACAGGTGGCGACGAAGCTTCTATTTTTGCAGGGGACTTATACCGAATGTACACTAAATATTGTGATGCTAAAGGTTGGCGAACATCTGTTGTAGACATGAACGAAGGAACTTCTGGAGGATTTAAAGAAGTTATTTTTGAAGTAACGGGTGAAGATGTATATGGTACCTTAAAATATGAAGCGGGAGTGCATCGTGTACAACGTGTTCCTCAAACCGAAACACAAGGTCGTGTGCATACCTCAGCCGCAACAGTAATGGTATTGCCAGAAGCAGAAGAATTTGACGTACAAATTGACATGAATGATGTTAGGGTAGATTTTTTCTGTTCGTCTGGACCTGGTGGACAATCAGTAAATACTACAAAATCTGCGGTGCGTTTAACCCATATCCCAACAGGATTAGTAGCGCAATGTCAGGATCAAAAATCACAGCATAAAAACAAAGATAAAGCATTAGAAGTATTGCGTTCGCGTTTATATGAACAAGAATTGGCTAAGAAAGAAGCAGAAGATGCTACTAAACGTACTTCGCAAGTAAGCAGTGGTGACCGTTCGGCTAAAATTAGAACCTATAACTATGCACAAGGAAGAATTACCGACCATAGAATTGGCTTAAGTATTTTTGATTTAGATGGCTTTATGAACGGTAACCTTCACAAAATGATTGATGAATTACAATTAGTAGCCAATACCGAAAAATTAAAAGAAAGTGAAGTATTTTAA
- a CDS encoding LysR substrate-binding domain-containing protein produces MTITQLYYVLAVAEYKNFTLAADKCFVTQPTLSMQIQKLEEELDIQIFDRTKKPIGLTDVGEKIVVQAKNIVNEANRIKDIVDQQKGYIGGDFKVGIIPTVMPTLLPMFLTTFIKKYPKVNVIIEELTTNEIINKLKNGHLDCAIAATPLDEEKLKEIVLYYEPFVAYVPENSSNSAKKEIEVTDLDSEKILLLQDGHCFRNSILNLCKASNLHQDQHFHLESGSFETLIKLSDEGLGTTLLPYLHTLDLNEKNKKKLKSFVNPKPAREVSLIFPKNELKIHIIDALRTTIQGVVRGAIAFSDVEIISPK; encoded by the coding sequence ATGACAATAACACAATTGTACTACGTACTAGCCGTAGCTGAATATAAAAACTTTACACTTGCCGCAGACAAATGTTTTGTTACACAGCCTACGTTAAGTATGCAAATTCAAAAGCTTGAAGAAGAACTAGATATTCAAATTTTTGATAGAACAAAAAAACCAATTGGGTTAACTGATGTGGGTGAAAAAATTGTAGTGCAAGCAAAAAACATTGTTAATGAAGCGAACCGTATTAAAGATATTGTTGACCAACAAAAGGGTTACATAGGTGGCGATTTTAAAGTGGGTATTATTCCTACCGTAATGCCTACCCTATTACCTATGTTTTTAACAACGTTTATTAAAAAGTATCCAAAAGTAAATGTAATCATTGAAGAATTAACGACCAATGAAATCATTAACAAATTAAAAAACGGACATTTAGATTGTGCTATTGCTGCTACACCTCTAGACGAGGAAAAGCTTAAAGAAATTGTTTTATACTACGAGCCTTTTGTGGCCTATGTTCCTGAAAATAGTTCGAATAGTGCCAAAAAAGAAATAGAAGTTACAGATTTAGACAGTGAAAAAATATTATTGTTACAAGACGGACATTGTTTTAGAAATAGCATTTTAAATTTATGTAAAGCGTCTAATTTACATCAAGACCAACATTTTCATTTAGAAAGTGGTAGTTTTGAAACATTAATTAAATTATCTGACGAAGGATTAGGCACTACACTACTCCCTTATTTACACACCTTAGATTTAAATGAAAAAAACAAAAAGAAATTAAAATCTTTTGTTAACCCAAAACCTGCACGTGAAGTGAGTTTAATTTTTCCAAAAAACGAATTGAAAATTCACATTATTGATGCGCTACGCACTACTATTCAAGGAGTTGTAAGAGGAGCTATTGCATTTAGTGATGTAGAGATTATTAGCCCGAAATAA
- a CDS encoding L-threonylcarbamoyladenylate synthase gives MSEFIKIYEENPSEATIKKVVNVLKNGGLVIYPTDTVYGLGCDITNSRALERLAKLKGIKLEKANFSFVCSSLSNLSDYVKQIDTPTFKILKRALPGPYTFILPGNNDLPKEFRKKKTVGIRVPNNTIVRQIVEQLGNPIVSSSIHDEDEVIEYSTDPELIFEKWQNKVDVVIDGGYGENIPSTIIDLTGNEPEVIREGKGDVNVI, from the coding sequence ATGTCAGAATTCATAAAAATATACGAAGAGAATCCCAGTGAAGCCACTATTAAAAAAGTAGTGAATGTGCTTAAAAATGGCGGATTAGTGATTTATCCAACGGATACCGTTTATGGATTAGGTTGTGATATTACCAATTCTCGTGCATTGGAACGATTAGCAAAATTAAAAGGAATTAAACTTGAAAAAGCTAATTTTTCTTTTGTTTGTTCAAGTTTAAGCAACCTTTCCGATTATGTAAAGCAAATTGATACACCTACGTTTAAAATTTTAAAGCGTGCATTACCAGGTCCTTATACTTTTATTTTGCCAGGAAATAATGATTTGCCAAAGGAATTTAGGAAGAAAAAAACGGTAGGTATTCGGGTGCCCAACAATACTATTGTGCGTCAAATTGTGGAGCAACTTGGTAATCCTATAGTTTCTTCTTCTATACACGATGAAGATGAGGTTATTGAATACTCAACCGATCCTGAATTAATCTTTGAAAAATGGCAAAATAAAGTGGATGTTGTCATTGATGGCGGCTATGGTGAAAATATCCCCTCAACCATCATTGATTTAACAGGCAATGAACCAGAAGTAATTAGAGAAGGTAAAGGTGATGTGAATGTGATTTAA